The stretch of DNA ATTTATACATAAAAGCTTTATTCAAGAACCGAGAGCAAGACCGGACATATCTTTAACAGGATTCATATTTTCAGTCCGAAACCCCGGCAATGTTGTTCCACATTCGCAACATTTTGTGGACGAATTTACCATGTGTGAATCAGCGGCGTTGGAGCTTGGTTGTGTGGTAAATGATATAAGACACGTTATTGTGTGTGGCCACAGCGATTGTAAGGCCATGAATCTGCTCTACGCTTTACGGGACGAGGAATTTGCATCTCAAGTACGTTCTCTTGTGAtcgtaaaaagttttattttattgacgaGGAtaggatattttttaatgataagaCGTGAATCTTTGTCGCATCTTTTGATATTGTGTTCTTATCGCTTTTTCGCGCGCGTAATTGTAATTTCGCCTGAATTTTAGATGAACAGAAGAATATCGCCGTTGAGAGCGTGGTTGTGTGCGCACGCCAGCAGCAGCTTGGCAAAGTTTCAGCATCTCGAAGTCACCGGTTTCCACGAGCCGATTATTTTCCAAGCTGAGACTCCGCTGCGAAAATTTGTCGCTTACATTGATCCAGAAGATAAATTCGCTATTGAAGACAAGTTGTCACAAGTTAGTTGGAAAAAGAGATCAGTGCAAAAACAGTTGCGATAAGCTTGTATATTGAGTTTTCTTTGTTACAGATCAATACATTGCAACAGCTTCAAAATATCGCGTCGTATGGGTTTCTGAAGAAGCGCTTGGAGAGACACGATTTGCACATTCACGCGCTGTGGTTTGATATTTACACCGgggatatttattattttagccgAGCCAATAAAAGGTTTGTGGAAATAAATGAGACAACGGAGCCATTTCTgcttaaagaaataaagaaatattattcgtaaacattttagcaaaaaaaattacgcatataatttttatgattatgatcgtaattaatatatttatatttctaaaaacgTACAAATTAGatcataaaaatcatatatttttatacatttaaattcgAATGACTTAGATTatacttttgttttttccaAGAATTCTGCagattattgtaaattaaattcttttattattaatgcattgtgcaaattttatatattttataagaattttattaaatattatgggAGATTctcaattttgatataaaatatttaccgaTAATTTTATCggacaattatattatattcatatagcattcatattattcattaattcattaaacataattataaatatacacatgtataatatatattgcatgcaGTGGCGGATTTAACGATCCGCAAATGTCGATTTGCGAACCGGGCCCCCGCCGCCCCGGCCCGAAAAGGGCtcccataaaaaaattatttactaacATTTAAAGTAATCCGAGGCGTGTAACACGTAAAATCGTGAAATAGACTACTCTTAATTCTACTATCAAAGAACATAAAcgcaatgaaaaatatcaactTGTTACGCTTCATTTTCAGACTGATTGAGATTGGTTTTATTTGGGGTAGAcgacaaattttaaaagttacaaatgGGAAAGACAGAAATTTCGAGAGCGAATTTTGTCATTAGTCATCAAATTCAACATAATCGAGATTCGTTAAGATACGCGAACACGGTAACAAGTGTCGAAAATGTTCTACCTACATAAAAATGGGCCCCTTGTAACGTTTGCGGACCGGGCCTTTTTCCTTAAATCTGCCACTGGTTGCATGTATTATACAAGTTATTTCTTACGAGAATATAAAACTCGTGGAATAAACTATGGAATATAACGGGCCTTGTTACATCTCTTTCTTACGGTTTTGCGGTTTATTCTCTATTTCGGCTTAATTGGATTGAGAAAAGAGTCAATCTCAAACCAACGGCACAAGAGCTGCCGATAGATGGACGGATGGCTGCGGGCGAACTAGAGCATGCCAGTTCCGAAAGAGAAAGCAAAACAACGAAAGAAGTCGTAGGAATCGAAGTTACGGAGCATTATATTGTTGTTAGAATTTGTAACACTACGCTTCTTCGTGGGCATAAAATGTGAACTCATATAACGTATACTGTATCATTTGATGTAAACGTATTTTCGAAAAACtccaaataaatgtaatataaatctttaaacaaaaatataagctCTAAACTTATACTTAtcgatatttcttatttgGTAAAGTCCTGAAATttagacaaaattattttatgatcaACTTTAAGCAATGATGAGCAATCCGCGGCCCTTCAACTACTTACCTGCGGTCCGCCGAAACGTTGCACTTTATTTAGCtaaagtgtaaaaattttagcaaaaagCACAATCTATtgtcaattattttgtaaattatatatctattataaattaaatttttttttattaatatatttaagtatttaatatattgcgTTCGTTGCGACTCGTATGGAATATTAGGTTTTCAATTTTGGCACACTGCAGAACGAAGGTTGCTCATCACTGACTTAAAGCTTAATATTAGCGTTTCTGAAATCAAgtcagaaaatttattattattctccgTCCTTTGAGACAAGCTTTGATGAAATAAGCGAACGTGCATACGCAGAGCTCTTCTGCGTTCTGGCCACCTAAATATGCGTGGAAAACGCTTCGCACTTTTCCGTACACTTTACGGTAAAAAGTGAAGAGAATTCTCCCCAGTTTCCAGCGGAACCTTCCTGTTAGGCCGGTTAGGCTAGAAATGTTGCAGTCGAAGAAAGtagaggaaagaagaaaagaaaattaaaattccttaGGGATCGTTTGAAATTTTCGCCAAAATCTATTCGCTGTATAGTTGAAAACAATGGTTGTGATTTGGCGCTACAAGTCCTTCGAGGCATTCTTTTCAAtgaaaagagaaggaaaagaagaacGTTTCGAAATATTTGTAGCGTCAGACTGCAGTAAAATACATTCCTACAAAAAATAGTTAACTAGGAATCATTACAGCCGTACAAATTGAGAAAGAAAACGCAAACGTTTTAATAAGCTTgctatctttttttcaattcagTACCTATCgactctctatctctcttcaACTCAATACCTATTCAAAGcttcctttctctttttaagTTCTTGATGCTATGCGAATTCCGTGAGCAGTCTATTCTTACCAATGCTTACTACGCTGTGGGTGTACCGTGTGTTTTTGCACATTTAACTTAAACCATAGGAAATATCTGAAACAATATCTAGAACGGAATCGATAAATCATTTACTCTGCGAGAGAAGTTTCTGAGTGAGgcttagaaaaaaaacaagaccTCCCAAATGCATTGTTCGACAGTCAATGCTATAGTGAGGACAATAGTAATATTTTGCGTTTCTACCTGTTATGAGACCTTTGTGTTAATGGTTGCGTCGAGGATGCGATTCATTAATATGCCGGTTCATACCGGTGTTAGCAAAATTGCAAGTTACTTTTATTATCAAGTAGCTTATTGCGATTCATCGAAATTTACGTTTGCAGTTACTGTTACTCAGCTATTCAGACATTCTTccgtaaagaaaaaatagccGTAAAAATCTATTCAAAAGTATTGATCGATACGTTTGTcagttattataatttaaacgaCGAAatcaaatcattattttttcatcaaacagcatgtatcattaaattatttttttaaatcttgtaATCGGCAagtgttatatttttcttcaatcaGTGCGCTTTGTTTATATCGGTAAGCGGTCAAACGTGAGTGCGAATTAACGATTCTACAATAATTTACTTTCTCTAAAAGTGTAATATGAAGTAATATCGTAATCTCAAGGCGTTTACACACAGTTTACGTCGCATTAATACTTGAGTAATGAAAAATGGCAAATACTGGATTATTTTTCCGAATGATGGTCAATGATACTCTTGAGACTTTCAGAGAGTCCCtgttttaagattaatttttttttttaatattacaatatccgtcaaaattctgatattttatcgGCGGACCGAGAATGGGAGAACGATGTCACGATTTTGCACGATCTCTTTTTTCGCGTTACACTCGTCCGAGAAAAAGAGTGCGCGGCCAGTGGTGTGTGCCGAAGCATAACGCGCTCCGCAGCCACCGCGGTGGCATTACCACTTCGTTACGCTCGTATCTTTCCGAAACTTTATGTCGTGGCGTTATTTCGTCGCGATGGAAAACAGTCGGACGTGTGGTAATTAACGACGGCGTACTGCATTCACGTAATTAATTAGCGGGTTGAATACGTTGGTAGGTCGTTTAAAATGGACGTCCATCTAATTGTACGATTACGTGAAAAGTGCACGCAGGGGAATGCATATGTAAGAAACGCAGCAAGAATTGGAAGTACTTtaggatttttataaaaaatttaaaaaaaaaaacaaatttaaactaaataaaattgaaaaatatataaataaagtactGTTAATAGAAGATAACTGTGCTTAGACCTATGAAAAGAAATAGTGTGcatttaaacatttcaatatttttcagatcaCAGATATTTCTAAGCTAAGCAATGTGCTATAATCTATCTTTGCTAAGCACTTAAATCGTTTTTATCGgtcgattaaaattttcttaataaaattattttgtaacaatatataGAATTGCAAGACATGCTGCTTAACTGTAAAGTACATTTCTTTCTGGCCTGCTGTACGGAAACCTTTCATGCCGTGTGTTTATTTTCATGCCCGAGTAAAAGTGAGTTCCACGTAAACAGCTTGTTACGCATGCACATGTGATGCACACAGCTTTGCACAAGACAAGGAAAACACTGTAATTACACCTTTAACGAAATCAATGATTCACACAATTTGCATTTGATAATAATCatcattttatgatttttatttttaattattcatcgaATAATCATCGAGAATGAAGGAACGAGAGATTTCCGTAcaattacgaaaaaaatagattaatcaACTTTCACTTTtagtcaaatataattaattaattaatttattttaaccaaGCATGGCTAATAGCCTGTGCGATGAGTTTTATTGCTTAATCAtgacttttataataataataatctataagTGTGGTGCTTCTAAACAGAAGGACACGTAAACATATGCTTATTGCGTTCGCTCACTTTGGATAAAACATtggatatttttagaaaatgcaaagttaaatttctgttaaaaaaattaacgaaatatgAATTTTCGCAATTTAGTttggtatttaatttttgatgttTTCGGCCCTGTCAATTTGATAGCCGAATTTAGGTCGAGGAAGCCACAACTACAGTTCGTTTGACACAATTTTCTCTGTTCGTCGGTCGAATGTCAAGGTGTAGGTCTTGACATACAGGCCCCGCGTACGTGTCTGATCCCGCCGTTTTAAACACCCGAAATCTCAAGCGAGACCGTTAGAATAATAACTGTATAATGACGCAACACCTGCACGAAACGATTTCGTCTGTTTTTCGAGATAGTAAACCCATTATTGGCTTCATAGAATTACTAATTAGTTTTTaagtgtttttttaaatgtcgtTAAAATTCTTATCGTAATGAGCTtacttttgtttgaaaaactagaaaaatgcaaaatgttattatCTTCATTAAATTGTCCGAAGGTATAATGATATTTGAAATGTAATAAGTAGAGAGAGATAAGATAAAAGACAGTTTTTTACAtgcgtaaataaattatactaatCTCCGATACCCGATGGCTAAGTgctatataattacatattaatcacatgaaattacaaaatatgtcacacacatacacacacaatgTGCGGAATTTCACGATTCCGTCCAAATGTATAATCGTTTAAAATCGCACGGGTCAAGCATGTCGGCAGAAATCGTCATGCCCGCGGAAATTATTAAGCAACTCCGTTCAACGTGGTGTGTCGAATGCCCTCCAATGATATCGTGCATTTTTGCACGGTGTTCGCAGATCGTAACGGCGTGGCGGTgatcgtaattataaaatgtcgcAAAAGAGTGCAACGAACTCACCAAGCAGTCGCCGCAGCGCTGTGTGCTTCCGCTAAAGGCCAGACGAGTTCTTATACAACAATTATGTTACACTGCATAAATTCGCTTTGAATAATTACTTGTCACATAAATGTAGATACAGATATGGATGCAGATCTAAAGCTGCATTTAATGCGAGAGATAACATTTTAGTTGTCCTGTTACTTCAATCGTCGATCTTATCTCGACGTCGCTGGATAAGGAAAGTCTTGTGAAGGATTGTTTGTTTTAGATTTgacaataaataagaaatttgaaataatctgTGTGACtgaatacaaatttatcattaaattcaaactttaattctttattacttttcaaatTTCGTGATACTTATTTCTGAGATAAGTCCAGAATTTAGTCCTCAGTAAGTCAATAACCGTATAATCTTCAGCATTTTATCATACTCGTGACACAATAATCCTAGGCGAACTCTAATCTCAAAAGGGAGATTACGAATACAATGGAGCAGCGTGCATATCCTACTATGATACTTTATGCAAATGAGCATCGCCATGTCGACGCCTCTTCGTCGCAATGTAGGTATTACAGCCTGTCATGCGTGGATCGTTCATGCGTGAGCGCATAAGTTCAAGAACAATGGCGCTCCGCGGTGTGTTCCGCGATCTATATAATGTAAGTGCGATTTTACTTCACGAGCggagcgacgacgacggcggcggcggtggcggcggcggcggcggcggcggttgTTCATTGTGACTGCGATGATGGCGAACAGCTCTTGTGCCACTGACCCACAAGCACACTTACCTATGTTATACTATGCCTGCTATATTCGCGATTCCGTTGTCGCTGCCTTAATGTCCATACACACCGCGACGCAGAACGCGTCCTCGCACCGAATATTCATCATTTTCACCGTAACGAGTCGGCCGCGGCCTTCGAGTGTAATTAGTTTTCGTCTTCCGACCGGccgtgatattttaattacgcgACTCGCCGCGTGAAATCTTCTCGGGAACTCTAAGCACATTTTACATAAGCgtttctgattttttattaatattcaactGCATCTCGAAAATGTTTAAGAGCTTGcgaatcttatttatttattctgtatCAAGTAAGTATTAAAAGATACTTAAGAGAAGATGCTAAAGATGCTAATGACAGAGTATACTTATGGAGTATCTCTCTAACAGATGTGCGATCGCATTGAAATCTCCGCGTGCGCGTGCGCGCGTTGATGTCTCCGCGTTGATGTCTTTATTTCTGCACTTCTAGCGGTTTTatcttatcattattatttttatgtcacaGTGTTCtctatatattcttatttgtgtgcaatgttgaaaaataacgtCTGCAAACCTCGGtcgtgattttattttaattgacttCTTGACGATGTATAGCTGAAGCTACGCTGTTATTTTTGGACATCTCGCGCATTTATATGCGCACATCGACTGATATTTTGACATTCTAGGATCGTTTTTATTATCAGCATATAGTAATCGTCATGAATGCGAATCGCCGGCTACTCTATCATCGCAGTGAAAGTTACAACAGGTTCTCATATGTGGCGTTTTCTATTTGGaattataaacatatcaaCGGCGTTGTGGATTTAATGAGGTCTGAAGTAGGATACGATCTGAATAACTGGTGGATTCATTTCAAAATGTTATGgtgtgaatattttaaatatatctaatttgcTTTTCCACCGCCGCTAgtcgagaaatatttatattatatcaacaaTATGACTCACattgagaattaaaaatttatgatattattatatgaattccataatatattaaattgttaacaaAGTTATATCCGGGTTCGAGTCATTTCCATATTATCTTATCGTAAATTATACGTGAGCAGTGCAACCTGCCAAAAATGTCATCATGCCTGAAGTGAAAACGTGACGATAAGAGGACTGAATTGATCGAAAAGTAAAGATTCTTTCGTATCCTTCTAACAACAGAAAAATACGAGTgcacgcgtgcgcgcgtgGCGTCTCCTTCGGCGCGAGCACGCACGAGCTGGCTCGTCTCGCAATTTACTCTCAATCTCGATTGGCCCACTTGTTAAACAGGACAAAACCGGAAGAGTGACGGCGGCCCTGCGCGGGCGACTAGAAGGGAGGAGGCGGAGGAGAGAATTCGCtcgactttttttattagaatcgCGAGGCCACGAGAGAGAAGGATCGCGCGAGACCCAGGATCGGGAGAAGGGGAGAAGGAAGGGaagacttattttttaatggatATTTAGCCGCgtaaaaaatctcaaaaaatatcGATCAATTGTTGGCTTTAagcttgatttaaaaattcataaaaaaagaatctgATTGAGCAAGTTGATAATTCTTGTTACGCTAATGCGCGATAAAATAagacagaaatttattttgaacagTAGGAAAGACAACGGCCGatgggaaaataaaaaagaaaaattgtgaaaattgaatatccatattaaagaagaaaaagagcgGATAGCGCG from Linepithema humile isolate Giens D197 chromosome 2, Lhum_UNIL_v1.0, whole genome shotgun sequence encodes:
- the CAHbeta gene encoding beta carbonic anhydrase 1 encodes the protein MDRILKGIMKYRKCHREGMVKQFQQVRDHPEPKAVFFTCMDSRMIPTRFTETNVGDMFVVRNPGNVVPHSQHFVDEFTMCESAALELGCVVNDIRHVIVCGHSDCKAMNLLYALRDEEFASQMNRRISPLRAWLCAHASSSLAKFQHLEVTGFHEPIIFQAETPLRKFVAYIDPEDKFAIEDKLSQINTLQQLQNIASYGFLKKRLERHDLHIHALWFDIYTGDIYYFSRANKRFVEINETTEPFLLKEIKKYYS